In Flavobacterium sp. CBA20B-1, one DNA window encodes the following:
- a CDS encoding cell division protein FtsX, with protein MATAYERYQKRRLVSSYFSVILSIFLVLFLLGSLGMFVINYEKISNNFKENIPMSIYFKEDVNEEQLAAYQTELDSQKFIKDLTFVHKDSAANAHQKTIGEDFVKFLGFNPLQHSFDLHFNGAYVEKDSIKNIEIGIKENPLVDEVVYDAQLVDLVNKNIRTISFWVLIISGVFAFISILLINSSLRLSIYSKRFIIKTMQMVGATKAFIRKPFIWTSVKLGMIGSVLAIIGILALTAYADKKLPTLGLMADAQSIVLVCGAVFIVGIIITYISTYFATQRFLNLKSDDLYL; from the coding sequence ATGGCTACAGCGTACGAAAGATATCAAAAGAGAAGGCTAGTATCGTCTTATTTTTCGGTTATTTTAAGTATTTTTTTAGTATTGTTCTTGTTGGGTTCACTGGGAATGTTTGTGATTAATTATGAAAAAATATCCAATAATTTCAAAGAAAACATCCCCATGTCTATCTATTTTAAAGAAGATGTGAATGAAGAACAATTGGCAGCCTATCAAACAGAACTCGATTCTCAAAAATTTATTAAAGACCTCACTTTTGTTCATAAAGATTCTGCTGCAAATGCACACCAAAAAACAATCGGTGAAGATTTTGTAAAATTCTTAGGATTCAATCCGTTGCAACACTCGTTTGATTTGCATTTTAATGGTGCTTATGTAGAAAAAGATTCTATCAAAAACATTGAAATTGGTATTAAAGAAAATCCTTTGGTGGACGAAGTGGTGTATGATGCACAATTGGTCGATTTAGTAAATAAAAACATCCGTACGATTAGTTTTTGGGTGTTAATAATCAGTGGTGTATTTGCTTTTATATCTATTTTATTGATAAACAGTTCGTTGCGATTATCAATTTATTCTAAACGATTCATTATAAAAACCATGCAAATGGTGGGTGCAACAAAAGCATTCATTCGTAAACCTTTTATTTGGACCAGCGTAAAATTGGGAATGATTGGATCTGTATTGGCAATTATCGGTATTTTAGCCCTTACTGCTTATGCCGATAAAAAACTGCCAACTTTAGGTTTAATGGCCGACGCGCAATCTATTGTATTGGTTTGTGGCGCTGTTTTTATTGTAGGAATTATCATCACCTATATCAGTACCTACTTTGCAACCCAACGCTTTTTGAATTTAAAATCAGACGATTTATACCTATAA
- a CDS encoding undecaprenyl-diphosphate phosphatase: MDLLQAIIIAIIEGLTEYLPISSTAHMGFTAALLGMEESEFLKMFQVSIQFGAILAVVVLYWRKFFDFSNLNFFYKLAFAIIPALGLGYLLDEKIEAVLGNQIAISTVLVLGGVVLIFVDRWFKSPKIHNEKEITFKTAITIGFWQCLAMMPGTSRSAASIIGGMTQGLSRKAAAEFSFFLAVPTMLAVTVYSIFVKTWGKGTAAEMKGYEMILQDQNHINLFLIGNVVAFITALIAVKTFIAVLTKYGFKFWGWYRIVIGIVLLIYFYTK; this comes from the coding sequence ATGGATTTATTACAAGCCATTATCATTGCAATTATTGAAGGATTAACCGAATATTTGCCTATATCATCTACCGCCCACATGGGTTTCACCGCAGCTCTTCTAGGAATGGAAGAGTCTGAATTTTTAAAAATGTTTCAAGTTTCGATTCAATTCGGAGCCATTTTAGCAGTGGTGGTGCTGTATTGGAGAAAATTTTTCGATTTTAGCAACCTTAATTTTTTCTACAAATTAGCTTTTGCAATTATTCCTGCTTTGGGATTAGGTTATTTGTTAGATGAAAAAATAGAAGCTGTTTTGGGCAACCAAATTGCCATTTCAACCGTTTTAGTTTTAGGTGGAGTGGTTCTGATTTTTGTAGATCGCTGGTTTAAATCACCAAAAATTCACAACGAAAAAGAAATCACTTTTAAAACCGCAATCACCATTGGTTTTTGGCAATGCTTGGCAATGATGCCCGGAACATCACGCTCGGCAGCATCAATTATTGGTGGAATGACGCAAGGTTTAAGCAGAAAAGCAGCTGCAGAATTTTCGTTCTTTTTGGCTGTTCCCACCATGTTGGCCGTAACGGTTTATTCCATCTTTGTAAAAACTTGGGGCAAAGGAACGGCTGCTGAAATGAAAGGTTACGAAATGATTTTGCAAGATCAAAACCACATTAATTTGTTCTTAATAGGCAATGTGGTGGCATTTATCACCGCTTTGATTGCTGTGAAAACATTTATTGCGGTGCTTACCAAATATGGTTTTAAGTTTTGGGGTTGGTACCGAATTGTTATTGGTATTGTATTGTTAATTTATTTCTAC
- the leuS gene encoding leucine--tRNA ligase yields MKYNPNEIEAKWQQYWSENNTFKASNHSDKPKYYVLDMFPYPSGAGLHVGHPLGYIASDIYARYKRHQGFNVLHPQGYDSFGLPAEQYAIQTGQHPAVTTETNIKRYREQLDKIGFSFDWSREVRTSNSEYYKHTQRIFIQLFNSWYNKTTDKAESICTLIDLFSKEGNANVNAVSDENIDFFSADQWNTFSNDDQERILLKYRLTYLAETEVNWCPALGTVLANDEIVNGVSERGGHPVIRKKMTQWSMRISAYAERLLQGLETIDWSESIKEAQRNWIGKSVGASVTFKVLSSKFESSTDNFKPETLNQENFIEVFTTRPDTIFGVNFMTLAPEHELVAAITTPEQKAAVDAYIEATSKRSERERMADVKTISGVFTGAYAEHPFTKKPVAIWIGDYVLAGYGTGAVMAVPCGDERDYAFAKHFAGQNGMPEIINIFNKDISEEAYTEKSGFELMNSDFLNGMDYKAATKKVIEVLEEIGQGKAKVNYRLRDAVFSRQRYWGEPFPVYYVNGLPKMIDPKYLPIELPEVEKYLPTEDGQPPLGNATNWAWDTENNKVVATTKINNETIFPLELNTMPGWAGSSWYWLRYMDADNDNEMASKEAIDYWQNVDLYIGGSEHATGHLLYARFWNKFLKDRGLVPTEEPFQKLINQGMILGMSAIVYRVSGTNKYVTKNLKNDYEVEEIRVDVNLVNASDEIDIEGLRNWIPEFKEAEFILENGKYYVGREVEKMSKRWYNVVNPDDICEEYGADTLRLYEMFLGPLEQSKPWNTAGITGVFGFLKKLWRLYADDNGLIVTNDEPTAEMYKSLHKTIKKVTEDIENFSFNTSVSQFMICVNELQQQKCHHRAILEPLAIVISPYAPHIAEELWNMLGHTESISQQAFPKFEEKYLIESSKEYPVSFNGKMRFKIELPLDLTAAQIEEIIMNDERTQAQLQGKTPKKVIIVPGKIINLVG; encoded by the coding sequence ATGAAATACAATCCAAACGAAATAGAAGCTAAATGGCAGCAATATTGGAGTGAAAACAATACTTTTAAAGCAAGTAATCATTCCGATAAACCAAAATATTATGTGTTAGATATGTTTCCTTATCCATCAGGTGCGGGGTTACACGTGGGGCATCCACTTGGATACATTGCCTCTGATATTTATGCACGCTACAAACGCCATCAAGGCTTCAATGTGTTGCATCCACAAGGATACGACTCGTTTGGTTTGCCGGCAGAACAATACGCCATTCAAACCGGGCAACACCCGGCGGTTACTACCGAAACAAATATTAAACGTTACCGCGAACAATTAGATAAAATTGGTTTTTCATTTGATTGGAGCCGTGAAGTGCGTACATCAAATTCGGAATATTACAAGCACACACAGCGAATTTTCATTCAGTTGTTTAATTCGTGGTACAATAAAACTACCGATAAGGCGGAAAGTATCTGCACATTGATCGATTTGTTTTCTAAAGAAGGAAATGCAAATGTAAATGCGGTGTCCGATGAAAATATCGACTTTTTTTCTGCCGATCAATGGAATACTTTTTCTAATGATGATCAGGAACGCATCTTATTGAAATATAGATTGACCTATTTGGCTGAAACCGAAGTGAACTGGTGTCCGGCATTGGGAACGGTTTTGGCGAATGATGAAATTGTAAACGGTGTTTCAGAACGTGGCGGGCATCCGGTGATTCGTAAAAAAATGACCCAGTGGAGCATGCGTATTTCTGCTTATGCAGAGCGTTTGTTACAAGGTTTAGAAACCATTGATTGGAGCGAATCGATCAAAGAAGCACAACGCAATTGGATTGGAAAATCGGTGGGTGCGTCTGTAACGTTTAAAGTTTTAAGTTCAAAGTTTGAAAGTTCTACTGATAACTTTAAACCTGAAACTTTAAACCAAGAAAACTTTATAGAGGTTTTCACAACTCGTCCTGATACTATTTTCGGAGTAAATTTCATGACGTTGGCTCCCGAACACGAATTGGTTGCAGCAATCACAACTCCTGAACAAAAAGCGGCGGTTGATGCGTATATCGAAGCAACTTCAAAACGTTCCGAACGGGAGCGTATGGCTGATGTTAAAACCATTTCGGGTGTGTTTACCGGTGCGTATGCTGAACATCCTTTTACCAAAAAACCGGTGGCAATCTGGATTGGCGATTATGTGTTGGCAGGTTACGGAACGGGTGCGGTGATGGCAGTTCCTTGTGGCGATGAGCGCGATTATGCGTTTGCAAAACACTTTGCTGGGCAAAACGGAATGCCCGAAATCATCAATATTTTTAATAAAGATATTTCTGAAGAAGCTTATACCGAAAAGAGCGGTTTTGAATTGATGAATTCCGATTTTTTAAATGGAATGGATTACAAAGCAGCGACTAAAAAAGTGATTGAAGTATTAGAAGAAATAGGGCAGGGGAAAGCCAAAGTAAATTACCGTTTGCGCGATGCTGTTTTTTCGCGTCAGCGTTATTGGGGCGAGCCTTTCCCGGTTTATTACGTGAACGGATTGCCTAAAATGATCGATCCAAAATATTTGCCGATTGAATTACCTGAAGTGGAGAAATACTTACCCACCGAAGACGGACAGCCTCCATTAGGTAACGCGACGAATTGGGCTTGGGATACCGAAAATAATAAAGTTGTAGCAACAACCAAAATCAATAATGAAACGATATTTCCTTTAGAATTAAACACTATGCCGGGTTGGGCAGGTTCTTCGTGGTATTGGTTGCGCTATATGGATGCTGATAATGATAACGAAATGGCATCGAAAGAAGCGATTGATTACTGGCAAAATGTAGATTTATACATTGGCGGAAGCGAACACGCAACCGGACATTTATTGTATGCACGTTTTTGGAATAAGTTTTTAAAAGACAGAGGCTTGGTTCCAACTGAAGAACCGTTCCAAAAATTAATCAACCAAGGAATGATTTTGGGAATGAGTGCAATTGTTTACAGAGTTTCTGGCACAAATAAATACGTTACTAAAAATCTTAAAAACGATTATGAGGTTGAAGAAATACGAGTTGATGTAAATTTAGTAAATGCTTCGGATGAAATTGATATTGAAGGATTAAGGAATTGGATTCCTGAGTTCAAAGAAGCAGAGTTTATATTAGAGAACGGAAAGTACTATGTTGGGCGTGAAGTTGAAAAAATGTCTAAGCGTTGGTACAACGTAGTAAACCCAGACGATATTTGCGAAGAATACGGTGCAGATACCTTGCGTTTGTACGAAATGTTTTTAGGTCCGTTAGAACAGTCAAAACCTTGGAATACCGCAGGAATTACAGGTGTATTTGGTTTCCTTAAAAAATTATGGCGTTTGTATGCAGACGATAACGGATTGATCGTCACCAACGACGAACCAACGGCTGAAATGTACAAATCGTTACACAAAACCATTAAAAAAGTAACCGAAGACATCGAGAACTTCTCTTTCAATACATCGGTTTCTCAGTTTATGATTTGTGTAAACGAACTGCAACAGCAAAAATGCCACCATCGAGCTATTTTAGAACCTTTGGCAATCGTGATTTCACCTTATGCACCGCACATTGCGGAAGAATTATGGAATATGTTGGGGCACACCGAATCGATTTCGCAACAAGCATTTCCTAAATTCGAAGAGAAATATTTGATAGAAAGTTCAAAAGAATATCCGGTTTCGTTCAACGGAAAAATGCGTTTTAAAATAGAATTACCTTTAGATTTAACCGCAGCACAAATCGAAGAAATCATTATGAACGATGAACGCACACAAGCGCAATTACAAGGTAAAACGCCTAAAAAAGTAATTATCGTTCCTGGGAAAATTATTAACTTAGTAGGATAA
- a CDS encoding DUF3098 domain-containing protein — MEHTTEKPFLFGKQNYIVLLAGVAVIALGFLLMAGGNSDDPNVFNEAVFSSRRIHLAPAVIFIGFGICIYSIFKKPSKKSKNF; from the coding sequence ATGGAACATACTACTGAAAAACCATTTTTATTTGGCAAACAAAATTATATTGTATTATTGGCCGGTGTAGCAGTAATTGCATTGGGATTTTTATTAATGGCAGGAGGAAACAGCGATGATCCCAACGTTTTTAATGAAGCGGTGTTTAGCTCTCGAAGAATTCATTTAGCGCCAGCCGTAATATTTATTGGTTTTGGAATTTGTATTTATTCGATATTCAAAAAGCCATCAAAAAAATCAAAAAACTTTTAA